A region of Ficedula albicollis isolate OC2 chromosome 10, FicAlb1.5, whole genome shotgun sequence DNA encodes the following proteins:
- the LOC101813636 gene encoding myocardial zonula adherens protein, with protein sequence MNVCRLRLTVPPDEVSQPEQGPKETERKKSDLYHVPNGISPGKLSHGMVYGVVHRTDNNHKREMVVYGWSADQLKEEMNYIKEVRATLEKVRKKMYGEYDEMKRKIQQLTNELKVTNAHQESLENHVRVQAAALDSFSEMNSSLTSASIDLQKTLVDVTLENTDIREQIRNLKHTHEQSMEKLREKQKQLETAQIENQLLKLKVESSQEANAEVMREMTRKLYSQFEEKMREEEQKHKAEKEMLLEETNRLLKAIEEANKKMQITETSIQEKDQRIGELDRLIERMEEERHQLQKQLELNELQISGAKSENNSDSERSQHLEEVAASLRERIKHLDDMVHCQQKKVKHMVEEIEMLRKKVKEKELFIIQLLDKISFLECENKELQDKLDYLMENQPKTSIETRDTGVECDLPYRKFIARLPDKGKKISDFAEKLKLAIFQEEEVARTAELLSAVRLEFKAKQEEINTSKQEVVLTEDTVNSADSSVVNENSNIKDVSDISAEKHEAECIEEDATNAALENQRTQRKNKVKTVTEDQNNLCEFVSKSATSNHLNNDQQVSQSSTEDGTKNTSALDNSKEALVDAFQRVTIADGENSEKILEKEQDVAKHKGNVFGSRHPKTPHYIEVLEARAKNPVIKKPKFKTNALSGEQSGSSHGSSLSQSPGGSGSPVPPEERRLRDKKHLDDITAARLPPLHHSPAKLLSIEESIAIQIQQKEAYEEMQAKLAAQKLAERLNIKMLRFEPEGEASMQYREVRDEDYFSAED encoded by the exons gatCTCTACCATGTACCAAATGGGATCTCTCCAGGGAAGCTCTCTCATGGGATGGTGTATGGTGTTGTGCACCGAACTGACAACAACCATAAGAGAGAAATGGTGGTTTATGGCTGGTCAGCTGATCAGCTGAAGGAGGAGATGAATTACATTAAAGAA GTGAGAGCAACTCTggaaaaagtaagaaagaaaatgtatggTGAATATGATGAAATGAAACGAAAAATACAGCAGCTAACAAATGAACTGAAA gtgacAAATGCTCATCAGGAATCCTTAGAGAATCATGTTCGAGTGCAGGCTGCAGCCTTAGATAGCTTTAGTGAAATGAACAGCTCCTTGACATCAGCATCAATAGACTTGCAG AAAACTCTAGTGGATGTTACATTGGAGAACACTGACATAAGGGAACAAATAAGGAATTTAAAACATACTCATGAGCAATCtatggaaaagctgagagagaagCAAAAGCAACTGGAAACAGCACAAATTGAAAATCAGTTACTGAAGTTAAAG GTGGAATCATCGCAGGAAGCCAATGCTGAAGTCATGAGAGAGATGACCAGAAAGCTGTACAGTCagtttgaggaaaaaatgcGAGAAGAGGAACAGAAACACAAGGCTGAGAAAGAAATGCTCCTG GAGGAAACAAATCGGCTTCTGAAGGCTATTGAAGAGGCAAATAAGAAGATGCAGATTACAGAAACAAGCATACAGGAGAAAGACCAGAGAATTGGTGAGCTGGACCGGCTGATTGAACGCATGGAAGAG gaACGTCACCAGCTGCAAAAACAACTTGAATTAAATGAATTACAAATATCTGGagcaaaatctgaaaacaaCTCTGACAGTGAAAG GTCACAGCACTTGGAGGAGGTAGCAGCCAGCCTGAGAGAAAGGATCAAGCATCTGGATGACATGGTCCACTGCCAGCAGAAGAAAGTCAAACATATGGTTGAGGAG aTTGAAATGCTAaggaagaaagtaaaagaaaaggaattatttataATACAGCTTTTAGACAAAATCTCTTTCTTAGAATGTGAG AATAAAGAATTACAAGATAAACTGGACTACTTAATGGAAAACCAACCAAAGACCAGTATAGAAACCAGAGACACTGGTGTAGAATGCGATCTTCCATACAG gaaGTTCATTGCTAGGCTTCCAGATAAGGGTAAGAAGATCTCTGATTTTGCTGAAAAGCTGAAGCTTGCCATTTTCCAAGAGGAAGAAGTAGCCAGGACAGCTGAACTGTTATCTGCTGTCAGGTTGGAGTTTAAGGCAAAACAGGAGGAGATTAACACAAGCAAACAGGAAGTTGTCCTAACTGAGGACACAGTGAACAGTGCAGATTCCTCAGTTGTTAATGAAAACTCTAATATTAAAGACGTTTCTgatatttctgctgaaaagcaTGAGGCAGAATGTATTGAAGAAGATGCCACAAATGCAGCTTTGGAAAATCAAAGGactcagaggaaaaataaagtaaagaCTGTTACAGAGGATCAGAATAATTTATGTGAATTCGTTTCCAAGTCAGCCACAAGCAATCACCTGAACAATGATCAGCAAGTCTCCCAGAGCAGTACTGAGGATGGTACAAAAAATACATCTGCTTTGGACAATAGTAAAGAAGCCTTGGTTGATGCCTTTCAAAGAGTTACAATTGCAGACggggaaaacagtgaaaaaatattggaaaaagaGCAGGATGTGGCAAAACATAAGGGCAATGTGTTTGGAAGCCGGCATCCCAAGACACCACATTACATTGAAGTTCTAGAGGCCAGAGCCAAGAATCCAgtcataaaaaaacccaaatttaaaacaaatgc ACTATCAGGAGAGCAGAGTGGATCATCTCACGGTTCCTCACTGAGTCAATCACCTGGAGGATCTGGCTCTCCAGTTCCTCCAGAAGAGAGACGACTCAGAGATAAGAAACATTTGGATGACATCACAGCAGCTCGACTGCCACCACTTCACCACTCCCCTGCTAAGCTGTTATCCATAGAGGAATCCATAGCAATTCAGATACAGCAAAAAGAAGCTTATGAG